The following proteins come from a genomic window of Acidobacteriota bacterium:
- a CDS encoding S9 family peptidase, producing MMHRIQNSCLIPALLLASCAAPPPPATVAPPTYGIEQFLDTTAMFGASFSSAGDKILVSSDADGVYNAYAIPTAGGEAEQLTFSTGDAIRALSYFPADERFLYTSDSGGNELNHVYLRQLDGSVVDLTPGEDLKAGFFGWADDDRSFFLQSNRRDNRFFDIFEVDVDSLEQSLVYQDETGLQLGAISPDKTLLAFSKNEGDQNSDVYLYDRESGELRNLTAHQGKEVHRPATFSPDGRSLYLITDREHEFLFLERYDLASGEREEVLKADWDLWYAYFSQTDRYLVVGLNEDARTVVRMFDAATFEEVELPQLPNADITSIAFSPDDRALSFYASSSRYPRNLFALELDADSPRQLTQNLNPAISPDHLVDAEVVRFASYDGLEIPGLLYRPQGASAENPAPTLVWVHGGPGGQSRVGYDALLQYLVNHGYGIYAINNRGSSGYGKTFHRLDNLRHGEADLGDCVASKQMLAATGWVDGDRIGILGGSYGGYMVLAALAFEPEEFAAGVDLFGVANWLRTIESIPPWWESFRQALYEEMGNPETDRERLERISPLFHADRIRKPLLVLQGANDPRVLKIESDEMVAAVRANGVPVEYLVFEDEGHGFLKKENRLEGYRAILDFLDQHLRGKSPASV from the coding sequence ATGATGCATCGAATTCAGAACTCCTGTCTGATCCCCGCCCTGCTGCTGGCCTCGTGCGCGGCGCCGCCGCCGCCGGCGACCGTCGCCCCCCCGACCTACGGCATCGAGCAATTCCTCGACACCACCGCCATGTTCGGGGCGTCCTTCTCGTCTGCCGGCGACAAGATCCTGGTGAGCAGCGATGCCGACGGGGTCTACAACGCTTACGCGATTCCCACCGCCGGCGGCGAGGCCGAGCAGCTCACCTTCTCCACCGGCGACGCGATTCGTGCCCTCAGCTACTTTCCAGCCGACGAGCGCTTTCTCTACACCAGCGACTCCGGGGGCAACGAGCTCAACCACGTCTACCTGCGCCAGCTCGACGGCTCGGTGGTCGACCTGACGCCGGGAGAAGACTTGAAGGCCGGGTTCTTCGGCTGGGCCGACGACGATCGCTCCTTCTTCCTGCAGAGCAACCGGCGCGACAATCGCTTCTTCGACATTTTCGAGGTCGACGTCGACTCGCTCGAGCAGAGCCTCGTCTATCAAGACGAGACCGGCCTCCAGCTCGGCGCCATCTCGCCGGACAAGACTCTTCTCGCCTTCAGCAAGAACGAGGGTGATCAGAACAGCGATGTCTATCTCTACGATCGGGAGAGCGGCGAGCTGCGCAACCTGACCGCCCACCAAGGCAAGGAAGTACATCGTCCCGCCACCTTCTCGCCCGACGGTCGCAGCCTCTACCTGATCACCGATCGTGAGCACGAGTTCCTGTTTCTCGAACGCTACGACCTCGCCAGCGGCGAGCGCGAGGAGGTTCTGAAGGCCGATTGGGACCTCTGGTACGCCTATTTCTCCCAGACCGATCGCTACCTGGTGGTCGGATTGAACGAGGACGCGCGCACCGTGGTCCGCATGTTCGACGCCGCCACCTTCGAGGAGGTCGAGCTACCCCAGCTTCCGAATGCGGACATCACTTCCATCGCCTTCTCACCGGACGACCGCGCCCTTTCCTTCTACGCCAGCTCGTCGCGCTACCCGCGCAATCTTTTTGCCCTCGAGCTCGACGCGGACTCGCCTCGCCAGCTGACCCAGAATCTCAACCCGGCGATCTCACCGGACCACCTGGTCGACGCCGAAGTGGTGCGTTTCGCTTCCTACGACGGATTGGAGATCCCAGGCCTTCTCTATCGTCCCCAGGGAGCGAGCGCCGAAAATCCCGCCCCCACGCTGGTCTGGGTCCACGGTGGACCGGGCGGCCAATCCCGGGTCGGTTATGACGCCCTGCTGCAGTACCTGGTCAACCATGGCTACGGCATCTATGCGATCAACAACCGCGGCAGCAGCGGCTACGGCAAGACCTTCCATCGCCTCGACAACCTGCGCCACGGTGAGGCCGATCTCGGAGACTGCGTCGCCAGCAAGCAAATGCTCGCCGCCACCGGCTGGGTCGATGGCGATCGCATCGGCATCCTCGGCGGCAGCTACGGCGGCTATATGGTGCTCGCCGCCCTCGCCTTCGAGCCCGAGGAGTTCGCTGCCGGCGTCGACCTATTCGGCGTCGCCAACTGGCTGCGCACCATCGAGAGCATTCCCCCCTGGTGGGAATCTTTCCGTCAAGCCCTCTATGAGGAGATGGGCAATCCCGAGACCGACCGCGAGCGCCTCGAGCGCATCTCCCCCCTCTTCCACGCCGACCGCATCCGCAAGCCCCTGCTGGTCCTGCAGGGGGCCAACGATCCTCGGGTGCTGAAGATCGAGTCGGACGAGATGGTGGCGGCGGTGCGCGCCAACGGCGTGCCGGTCGAGTACCTGGTCTTCGAGGACGAGGGCCACGGCTTTCTCAAGAAGGAGAATCGGCTGGAAGGTTACCGCGCCATCCTCGACTTCCTCGACCAACACCTGCGAGGGAAGTCTCCTGCGTCCGTCTGA
- a CDS encoding ABC transporter permease, with protein sequence MDALWKDFRHSLRTLRKTPVVTVAAILSLALGIGANTTIFTLVNAILLNPVPVERPDRIVSIMAVDQRDGGAGSQLPMSWPNFEDYHRQSDQFSTLVAFLTVPTATIIGKDPERIFTQLVSQGYFSMLGVEPAHGRFFLPEENDTVGSSPVAVISHGLWKRQYAADPDVLGREVKLNGASFSIVGVAPAGFSGTSTLLTPGIWIPMTMRQQVLSGPFRAFFDLRRGKILDVIGRLHDDVDVAQVEASTRTIAERLAEEYPNDNRDMSLSVLPLTQANIPPSLRGVFLLAGTVMMAAVGLVLLIACVNVANLLLVRARARRTEISVRLALGAPRRRLVRQLLSEGLVLSLAGGAAGLLLAWWGRDLLWSLRPPLLSQTPSEIGFDGTVLLFTVLLSLGTGILFGLVPALRASRPDLISALRDRSETPGSQRLLTGRNLLVASQVALSLLGLVASGLFLTSLRQLESIDPGFDAQRLATAGFNLGTQGYEPARAMGFYRRVREVASADPAVDSVALAANLPLGVFPGVRRTVIPEGRDLTDPTQGSLVLVDTVDESYFDTLGIPLAEGRPFQPSDRQDSRPVVIVNEALATSLWPNDDALGKRIALIGETELREVVGVARNRKHGTLGETPIPYLHLPLEQNYTDAMRLFVRTDGDPAVVLARLRQQIQQLDPTLPLTEVETLGEVLGRSLWGPRLATLLLGVFGFLALVLAAVGIYGVMSYSISRRNRELGLRMALGAERPAVLRMVLLQGMKVVTLGLALGLLAAAVVTRPLAGQLPGVQAFDVPAFSGALIALAAVALIAILVPARRATTVDPLVVMRTD encoded by the coding sequence ATGGATGCCCTCTGGAAGGACTTTCGACACTCCCTCCGAACTCTGCGCAAGACTCCGGTGGTCACCGTCGCAGCGATCCTCTCCCTCGCCCTCGGGATCGGCGCCAACACCACGATCTTCACCCTGGTCAATGCCATCCTCCTCAACCCGGTGCCGGTGGAGCGCCCAGATCGCATCGTCTCAATCATGGCCGTCGACCAGCGCGACGGCGGTGCCGGCAGCCAGCTTCCCATGTCGTGGCCGAACTTCGAGGACTACCATCGGCAGAGCGACCAGTTCTCGACCCTGGTGGCATTCCTCACGGTGCCGACGGCGACCATCATCGGCAAGGACCCGGAACGGATCTTCACCCAGTTGGTCAGCCAAGGCTATTTCTCGATGCTGGGAGTGGAACCGGCCCACGGTCGATTCTTCTTGCCGGAGGAGAACGACACCGTCGGATCTTCGCCGGTGGCGGTGATCAGTCACGGGCTCTGGAAACGCCAGTACGCCGCGGACCCCGACGTGCTCGGCCGCGAGGTCAAGCTCAATGGCGCCAGCTTCTCCATCGTCGGCGTGGCTCCCGCCGGATTTTCAGGCACCTCGACTCTGTTGACCCCGGGTATCTGGATCCCGATGACCATGCGTCAGCAGGTGCTGTCGGGCCCGTTCCGCGCCTTCTTCGATCTCCGGCGCGGCAAAATTCTCGACGTCATCGGCCGCCTGCACGATGACGTCGACGTCGCCCAGGTGGAGGCCTCCACCCGCACCATCGCCGAGCGCTTGGCCGAGGAATACCCCAACGACAACCGCGACATGTCGCTCAGCGTCCTGCCCCTCACCCAGGCCAACATCCCTCCCAGCCTGCGGGGCGTGTTCCTGCTCGCCGGAACGGTGATGATGGCCGCCGTCGGCCTGGTGCTGCTGATCGCCTGCGTCAACGTCGCCAATCTGCTGCTGGTGCGGGCCCGCGCCCGGCGCACCGAGATCAGCGTTCGGCTGGCCCTCGGAGCCCCCCGCCGGCGCCTCGTTCGGCAGCTCCTGTCGGAGGGTCTGGTGCTCTCCCTCGCCGGCGGCGCGGCGGGGTTGCTGCTCGCCTGGTGGGGCCGCGATCTCCTCTGGAGCCTGCGTCCTCCCCTGCTCTCGCAGACCCCCAGCGAGATCGGCTTCGATGGCACCGTGCTGCTCTTCACCGTGCTGCTCTCCCTCGGCACCGGGATTCTCTTCGGCCTGGTGCCGGCCCTGCGCGCCAGTCGGCCGGACCTGATCTCGGCCCTGCGCGACCGCAGCGAGACGCCGGGCTCGCAGCGCTTGCTCACCGGCCGCAACCTGTTGGTCGCGTCCCAGGTGGCGCTCTCCCTGCTCGGCCTGGTGGCCTCGGGGCTGTTCTTGACCAGCCTGCGCCAGCTCGAGTCCATCGATCCCGGGTTCGACGCCCAGCGGCTGGCGACGGCGGGCTTCAACCTCGGTACTCAGGGCTATGAGCCGGCGCGGGCGATGGGCTTCTACCGTCGGGTGCGGGAAGTCGCGTCGGCGGATCCGGCGGTCGACTCGGTGGCCCTCGCCGCGAACCTCCCGCTCGGCGTCTTTCCCGGCGTTCGACGCACCGTGATCCCCGAAGGCCGAGACCTCACGGACCCCACCCAGGGCAGCCTGGTGCTGGTCGACACGGTCGACGAGTCCTATTTCGACACCCTCGGCATCCCCCTCGCCGAGGGTCGCCCGTTCCAGCCCTCGGATCGCCAGGACAGCCGCCCGGTGGTGATTGTCAACGAGGCCCTGGCGACCAGCCTCTGGCCCAACGATGACGCCCTCGGCAAGCGCATCGCGCTGATCGGGGAAACGGAGCTGCGCGAGGTCGTGGGGGTCGCCCGCAACCGCAAGCACGGCACCCTCGGCGAGACGCCGATCCCTTATCTCCACTTGCCCTTGGAGCAGAACTACACCGACGCCATGCGCCTGTTCGTGCGCACCGATGGCGACCCGGCCGTCGTTCTGGCACGGCTGCGCCAGCAGATTCAGCAGCTCGATCCCACCCTGCCCCTCACCGAGGTGGAGACCCTCGGCGAGGTTCTCGGTCGCTCCCTCTGGGGACCGCGTCTGGCGACCCTGCTGCTCGGCGTCTTCGGTTTTCTGGCCCTGGTGCTGGCGGCGGTTGGCATCTACGGCGTGATGTCCTACTCGATCAGCCGCCGCAACCGCGAGCTCGGCCTGCGGATGGCCTTGGGAGCCGAACGGCCGGCGGTTCTGCGGATGGTGCTGCTCCAGGGCATGAAGGTGGTCACCCTCGGCCTGGCCTTGGGGCTGCTCGCCGCGGCCGTCGTCACCCGCCCCCTGGCGGGTCAGCTACCGGGGGTTCAGGCCTTCGACGTGCCGGCCTTCAGCGGCGCCCTGATCGCCCTGGCGGCGGTTGCCCTGATCGCCATCCTGGTGCCGGCGAGGCGCGCCACCACCGTCGACCCCCTGGTGGTCATGCGCACTGACTAG
- a CDS encoding hotdog domain-containing protein yields the protein MIPATHLAIDATLCGRPRRLSEGRAEVVLDTLPSMVADDAGLVHGGFVFGCVDYAAMLAVNHPNVVLGAADCRFLAPVRLADRLVAEAQVEEAAGRKRRVRVTARVGEREVLTGVLTCFVLQDHVLAGC from the coding sequence ATGATACCCGCCACCCATCTCGCCATCGACGCCACCCTCTGCGGTCGCCCGCGGCGGCTCAGCGAAGGGCGGGCCGAGGTGGTCCTCGACACCCTGCCGTCGATGGTGGCCGACGATGCTGGCCTGGTGCACGGAGGATTCGTCTTCGGTTGTGTCGATTACGCGGCCATGCTGGCAGTCAACCATCCAAACGTCGTCCTGGGGGCTGCGGATTGCCGCTTCCTGGCGCCGGTTCGCCTCGCGGATCGCTTGGTCGCCGAGGCGCAGGTCGAGGAGGCCGCAGGCCGCAAGCGCCGCGTGCGGGTGACGGCGCGGGTGGGCGAGCGCGAAGTGTTGACCGGAGTCCTGACCTGTTTCGTCTTGCAAGATCATGTGCTGGCAGGTTGCTGA
- a CDS encoding SDR family oxidoreductase, whose amino-acid sequence MELAGQRVLIAGCGDLGSALGLRLLQRGARVWGLRRRAANLPDGIRPLAADLTRREALAAVLPTTLDAVVYTAAAGAFDDSRYRAAYVAGPRTLLAVLEHQGQRLRRLLFTSSTAVYGQSGGEWVDESSPTRPTSFAGERVLEGERIFLTSPHRTTVLRLGGIYGPGRTRLLDRVRRGEATYDPDRPIFSNRIHRDDAAAALEHLLALESAAEVYLGVDDAPVPLTEVYRWLARRLAAPAPRQGRSLESRQRGNKRCRNRRLRQSGFELLYPTFREGYRALLPSS is encoded by the coding sequence ATGGAGCTGGCCGGCCAGCGGGTTCTCATCGCCGGCTGTGGTGATCTCGGCAGTGCCCTCGGCCTGCGCCTGCTGCAGCGAGGCGCCAGGGTCTGGGGCCTGCGGCGGCGGGCTGCAAACTTGCCGGACGGGATTCGCCCCTTGGCCGCCGACCTGACCCGACGAGAGGCCCTCGCCGCGGTCCTGCCAACAACTCTCGACGCCGTGGTCTACACCGCCGCGGCCGGCGCCTTCGACGACTCACGCTACCGCGCCGCCTATGTCGCCGGACCGCGGACGCTGCTCGCCGTTCTCGAGCACCAGGGGCAGCGCCTCAGGCGCCTGCTGTTCACCTCGAGCACCGCGGTCTATGGTCAGAGTGGCGGCGAGTGGGTCGACGAATCCTCGCCAACGCGGCCGACGAGCTTCGCCGGAGAGCGGGTCCTCGAAGGGGAGCGGATCTTCCTGACCTCTCCCCACCGCACCACGGTGCTACGCCTCGGGGGAATCTATGGTCCTGGCCGGACCCGCCTGCTCGACCGCGTCCGTCGTGGAGAGGCCACCTACGACCCCGACCGGCCGATCTTCTCCAACCGAATCCACCGGGACGATGCCGCCGCTGCCCTCGAGCATCTGCTCGCGCTCGAATCTGCGGCTGAGGTCTACCTCGGCGTCGACGACGCTCCGGTACCCCTCACCGAGGTCTACCGGTGGCTCGCCCGGCGGCTGGCGGCGCCGGCTCCACGCCAGGGACGAAGCCTCGAAAGTCGGCAGCGCGGCAACAAGCGCTGCCGCAACCGGCGCCTTCGCCAAAGCGGTTTCGAGCTCCTCTACCCGACCTTCCGCGAGGGCTACCGCGCGCTCCTACCGTCGTCGTGA
- a CDS encoding RsmD family RNA methyltransferase, producing the protein MSPQRRRSADGRGASDHRRSPARGGGRLRLSSGEFRGRLLRVGKGLRPTEGRVREALFSIWRPALEGCRFLDLFAGSGALALEAEGLGALEVLAVDHRTEDLIHNLDRVGSRAVKALQGSLPEILAQAPAERFDRVFADPPYEFSDYPGLIAAVEPWLAKDGEAAFEHSRRRDLPAAVAGLLRVDRRHYGETSLSFYRHGPAT; encoded by the coding sequence ATGAGTCCTCAGCGAAGGCGCTCCGCGGACGGACGAGGTGCATCGGATCATCGGCGATCACCGGCGAGGGGTGGAGGCCGCCTGCGCCTGTCCTCCGGCGAGTTTCGCGGTCGTCTACTGCGGGTCGGCAAAGGACTGCGCCCGACCGAGGGACGGGTTCGGGAGGCGCTGTTCTCGATCTGGCGGCCGGCCCTCGAGGGTTGTCGCTTTCTCGACCTCTTCGCCGGTAGCGGCGCCCTGGCTCTCGAGGCGGAAGGGCTCGGTGCCCTCGAGGTTCTCGCCGTCGATCATCGGACGGAGGATCTGATCCACAACCTCGACCGGGTCGGTTCGCGCGCCGTGAAGGCGTTGCAGGGCAGCTTGCCGGAGATCCTCGCGCAGGCTCCCGCAGAGCGCTTCGATCGCGTCTTCGCCGACCCTCCTTACGAGTTTTCGGACTATCCCGGCTTGATCGCGGCGGTCGAGCCCTGGTTGGCGAAGGACGGCGAGGCGGCCTTCGAGCACAGCCGTCGTCGCGATCTCCCGGCGGCGGTCGCCGGCCTGCTGCGCGTCGACCGCCGTCACTACGGAGAGACCAGCCTCAGCTTCTACCGCCACGGGCCGGCCACCTAG
- a CDS encoding S9 family peptidase — translation MRSMTTFLLFLALLAAAGTVLAQADDRRGMTVHDLVAMERLSDPQPSPDGKTVVFVRRTTDLEANRGRTDLWRISVDGGEPVQLTSHQASDSSPRWLPSGDEILFLSSRSGSSQVWRLALSGGEARPVTDLPLPVANLVVSPRGDRILFSAEVFPDCDGLQCTADRLAEEAEDKVSGRLYERLFVRHWDTWKDGRRSHLFSLSLSDDGAKPVDLSGSLDADVPSKPFGGAEEMTFSPDGAEVVFTARVAGAEEPWSTNFDLYRVPADGSGEPVNLTTANLAWDTHPVFSPDGRQLAYTAMERPGFEADRLRLVLQPWPTGEARVLTQEWDRSVRDFLFSADGKTLFVTAQDVGQVSLFAIDVARGAVTRLLNDGTVRSPSLAGDRLVFGRDTLTSPVQLYSMLPGESPVALTTINGERLAELDLGAAEQFSFAGWNDAKVHAYVVKPAGFDAEKKYPIAFLVHGGPQGSFGNSFHYRWNPQTYTGAGYAAVMVDFHGSTGYGQAFTDSITDDWGDKPLVDLQKGLAAALQRYPWLDGDRTCALGASYGGFMMNWIAGNWPDRFRCLVNHDGLFDHRMMYYTTEELWFPEWEHRGPYYAAAERHEAHNPVDHVEKWKTPMLVIHGALDYRVPETQGLATFTALQRRGVPSQLLFFPDENHWVLQPGNSILWHDTVLDWLERWIDAPWEGGAE, via the coding sequence ATGAGGTCGATGACCACGTTCCTTCTCTTTCTCGCCCTGCTGGCGGCTGCTGGCACCGTGCTGGCGCAAGCGGACGACCGACGCGGCATGACCGTTCACGACCTGGTGGCGATGGAGCGTCTCTCGGACCCGCAACCGTCGCCCGACGGCAAGACTGTCGTTTTCGTCCGTCGCACCACGGACCTCGAGGCGAATCGTGGTCGCACCGATCTCTGGCGGATCTCCGTCGATGGCGGCGAGCCGGTGCAGTTGACCTCCCATCAGGCCTCCGACAGCAGTCCCCGATGGCTGCCGTCCGGCGATGAAATCCTCTTCCTGTCGTCGCGCTCCGGTTCGTCGCAGGTTTGGCGCCTCGCCCTGTCCGGTGGCGAAGCCCGCCCGGTCACCGACCTGCCGTTGCCGGTCGCCAACCTGGTGGTGTCGCCCCGCGGGGACCGCATCCTCTTCTCGGCAGAGGTCTTTCCGGATTGCGACGGCCTCCAGTGCACCGCCGACCGCCTCGCCGAGGAGGCCGAGGACAAGGTCAGCGGGAGACTCTACGAGCGCCTCTTCGTGCGCCATTGGGATACTTGGAAGGACGGCCGCCGGTCTCATCTCTTCTCGCTCTCCCTGAGCGACGACGGAGCCAAGCCCGTCGACCTCAGCGGCAGCCTCGATGCGGACGTGCCCTCGAAACCCTTCGGCGGAGCGGAGGAGATGACCTTCTCGCCCGATGGCGCCGAGGTGGTCTTCACCGCTCGGGTGGCCGGTGCGGAGGAGCCCTGGTCGACCAACTTCGACCTCTACCGGGTGCCCGCCGATGGCTCGGGGGAGCCGGTCAACCTCACCACCGCCAACCTCGCCTGGGATACCCATCCGGTGTTTTCTCCAGACGGTCGCCAGCTCGCCTATACGGCGATGGAGCGGCCGGGATTCGAAGCCGACCGGCTGCGCCTGGTGCTGCAGCCGTGGCCGACCGGCGAAGCCCGCGTCCTGACCCAGGAGTGGGACCGCTCGGTGCGCGATTTCCTGTTCTCGGCCGATGGCAAGACGCTTTTCGTCACCGCCCAGGACGTCGGTCAGGTCTCCCTGTTCGCGATCGACGTGGCGAGAGGAGCCGTCACTCGGCTGCTCAACGACGGTACCGTGCGCTCGCCCTCCCTCGCCGGCGATCGGCTGGTCTTCGGCCGCGACACGCTGACCTCGCCGGTGCAGCTCTACAGCATGCTCCCGGGGGAATCACCGGTGGCCCTCACCACGATCAACGGCGAGCGCCTGGCGGAGCTCGATCTGGGAGCCGCCGAGCAGTTCTCCTTCGCCGGCTGGAATGATGCGAAGGTCCATGCCTACGTCGTCAAACCGGCCGGCTTCGATGCCGAGAAGAAGTACCCCATCGCCTTCCTCGTCCACGGCGGGCCCCAGGGATCCTTCGGCAACAGCTTTCACTACCGCTGGAACCCGCAGACCTACACCGGTGCCGGCTATGCGGCGGTGATGGTCGACTTCCACGGCTCGACCGGCTACGGCCAGGCCTTCACCGACTCGATCACCGACGATTGGGGCGATAAGCCGTTGGTCGATCTTCAAAAGGGGCTGGCGGCGGCTCTGCAGCGCTACCCCTGGCTCGATGGCGATCGCACCTGCGCTCTGGGAGCTTCCTACGGCGGCTTCATGATGAATTGGATCGCCGGCAACTGGCCCGATCGCTTCCGCTGCCTGGTCAACCACGACGGCCTGTTCGACCATCGCATGATGTACTACACCACGGAAGAGCTCTGGTTCCCGGAGTGGGAGCATCGCGGTCCCTACTACGCGGCGGCGGAGCGCCACGAAGCGCACAATCCGGTGGATCATGTCGAGAAGTGGAAGACCCCGATGTTGGTGATCCACGGTGCCCTCGACTACCGGGTTCCGGAGACCCAGGGATTGGCAACCTTCACCGCTTTGCAGCGACGAGGCGTGCCGAGTCAGTTGTTGTTCTTTCCGGATGAAAATCACTGGGTCCTTCAGCCCGGCAACAGCATTCTTTGGCACGACACGGTGCTCGATTGGCTCGAGCGGTGGATCGACGCCCCTTGGGAGGGCGGCGCCGAGTGA
- a CDS encoding thiamine pyrophosphate-binding protein: MNGGDLVAKALQAHGVEHVYTLCGGHISPILVGCKQLGIEIVDVRHEVDAVFAADAEARITGRPGVAAVTAGPGATNTITAIKNAQLAQSPVVLIGGAAATILRGRGSLQDIDQLALFEPHVKWAASAEKVRELPGMVETAMRVAAAGVPGPVFIECPVDLLYGEEIVRKWYGESGGGGLKGWVVGRYLGRHVDRLFKGAQEAVINPSPQLPEVEAGDARKVRKAASRLASAKRPLLVVGSQALIRGGLDGGAAADRLATAIRQLAVPVYLAGSARGLLGRDDPLQLRHRRRKAIKQADVVILAGFPADFRLDYGRQIRRGATLVGANLDGEELNLNRRPDIAVEGDPASFLLALAGRRRHKAERWQGWLEELKASDREREDEIAAMARQETSGVNPVDLCRQIEAVAADDSVLVVDGGDFVATAAYTVRPRGPLRWLDPGAFGTLGVGGGFALGARMCRPGAEIWLIYGDGSAAYSLAEIDTFVRHGVSVIAVIGNDAGWTQIAREQVPILGDDVATVLAKTDYHRVAEGYGGRGLLLDRPEAIPEVLRQAQEIAAGGEPVVINAHIGPTDFRKGSISI; encoded by the coding sequence GTGAACGGAGGCGACCTGGTCGCGAAGGCCCTGCAGGCCCATGGGGTCGAACATGTCTACACCCTCTGCGGAGGGCATATTTCACCGATTCTGGTGGGCTGCAAGCAGCTCGGCATCGAGATCGTGGACGTGCGCCACGAGGTCGACGCGGTGTTCGCCGCCGACGCCGAAGCGCGAATCACCGGTCGCCCGGGCGTGGCGGCGGTGACCGCCGGACCCGGTGCCACCAACACCATCACCGCGATCAAGAACGCCCAGCTGGCGCAATCGCCGGTGGTCTTGATCGGCGGCGCGGCGGCCACCATCCTGCGCGGTCGGGGATCGCTCCAGGACATCGATCAACTGGCCCTCTTCGAGCCCCACGTCAAGTGGGCGGCGTCGGCGGAGAAGGTGCGCGAGCTGCCGGGCATGGTGGAAACGGCGATGCGCGTCGCGGCGGCGGGGGTGCCCGGACCGGTGTTCATCGAGTGCCCGGTGGACCTCCTTTATGGCGAAGAGATCGTGCGCAAGTGGTACGGCGAGAGTGGGGGCGGCGGGCTCAAGGGCTGGGTGGTCGGACGCTATCTCGGGCGTCACGTCGACCGCCTGTTCAAGGGCGCCCAGGAGGCGGTGATCAATCCTTCGCCGCAGTTGCCCGAGGTCGAAGCGGGCGACGCCCGAAAGGTGCGCAAGGCGGCATCTCGGCTGGCCTCCGCCAAACGCCCTCTGCTGGTGGTCGGCAGCCAGGCCCTGATCCGCGGCGGCCTCGACGGTGGGGCGGCGGCGGATCGCTTGGCGACGGCGATTCGACAGCTCGCCGTTCCGGTTTACTTGGCGGGATCCGCCCGCGGACTGCTCGGGCGCGATGATCCGCTGCAGCTCAGACATCGTCGGCGCAAGGCGATCAAACAGGCCGATGTGGTGATCCTGGCCGGCTTCCCGGCGGACTTTCGTCTCGACTATGGTCGCCAGATCCGCCGCGGTGCGACCCTCGTCGGCGCCAACCTCGATGGCGAGGAGCTCAATCTCAATCGCCGGCCGGATATCGCCGTCGAGGGCGATCCAGCGAGCTTTCTGCTCGCCCTCGCCGGGCGCCGTAGGCACAAGGCGGAGCGCTGGCAGGGCTGGCTCGAAGAGCTGAAGGCCAGCGATCGCGAGCGCGAGGACGAGATCGCCGCCATGGCGCGGCAGGAGACCTCCGGCGTCAATCCGGTCGACCTGTGCCGCCAGATCGAGGCGGTGGCGGCCGACGATTCGGTGCTGGTGGTGGATGGCGGTGACTTCGTTGCCACGGCGGCCTACACGGTGCGCCCCCGGGGACCCCTGCGGTGGCTCGATCCGGGAGCCTTCGGCACCCTCGGGGTCGGCGGGGGATTCGCCCTCGGGGCGCGCATGTGCCGGCCCGGTGCCGAGATCTGGCTGATCTATGGCGATGGCTCGGCGGCCTACAGCCTGGCCGAGATCGATACCTTCGTCCGCCACGGCGTCTCGGTGATCGCGGTGATCGGCAACGATGCCGGCTGGACTCAGATCGCCCGCGAGCAGGTGCCGATCCTGGGCGATGACGTCGCCACCGTGCTGGCCAAGACCGACTACCACCGAGTCGCCGAGGGCTATGGCGGCCGCGGCCTGCTGCTCGACCGGCCGGAAGCGATTCCGGAGGTCTTGCGCCAGGCCCAGGAGATCGCCGCCGGTGGTGAGCCGGTGGTGATCAATGCCCACATCGGGCCGACGGACTTCCGCAAGGGCTCGATTTCCATTTAG